A single region of the Pelobates fuscus isolate aPelFus1 chromosome 4, aPelFus1.pri, whole genome shotgun sequence genome encodes:
- the LOC134609380 gene encoding uncharacterized protein LOC134609380: YMPECPVQLLGRDMLSKLQAQITFLPNGTTSLKFNGPSGIMTLSVPKEEEWRLYTALTSQNPRSDESLFNIPGVWAENNPPGLARNIPPIKIELKLGVYPVSLRQYHIPQKAKKNIQSYLDKFIRYGILKFCTSPWNTPLLPVQKPGTDEYRPVQDLRAVNDAVVSIHPVVPNPYNLLALIPGGATYFTVLDLKDAFFCLRIAAESQCIFAFQWENAVTGSKRQMTWTRLPQGFKNSPTLFGSALSQDLLDFESIPGECVLLQYVDDLLIAAVTKEICQQATHDLLHILWKAGYKVSRKKAQLCLPTVKYLGFHISEGQRIMGPERKEAVCQIPIPKNRRQVREFLGAAGFCRIWIPSYAILAKPLYAAIKGTEHDPFLWTQEQQTAFEDVKKALMSAPALGLPDHTRPFYLYVHEQRRMAVGVLTQYLGSWQRPVAYMSKQLDAVASGLPPCLRAVAAAALLVAEADKLTLGQELYVRVPHAVQTLLDYKGNHWFSNSRMTKYQAMLCENPRVHLETVNTLNPATLLPQPTESQHDCLEVMDEVFSSRPDLRDFPIQNPDVQYYTDGSSYVKEGIRYAGYAVTTIDKVIEARPLAKGTSAQKAELIALTRALQLAEGLRVNIYTDSKYAFLTTHAHGALYKERGLLNSEGKEIKYAAEILQLLEAVWEPKEVGIIHCRAHLRGDGDVTKGNRMAHSAAKRAADFTVMPKSGGHRYLLVIVCTYSGWVEACPTRTEKAGEVVRFLLREIIPRYGLPCSIGSDNGPAFVHQCLQQLTHMLGIKWRLHTAYRPQSSGKVERMNRTIKNQLAKMCQETQLKWNVLLPIALLRIRSTPTRRMGLSPFEIMYGRPPPVLGNLRGDLSQLGEGITRQQVVELGKTMEEVQKWVQDRLPVNIYPPVHSYHPGDQVWIKEWNNVPLGPKWRGPYVVLLSTPTAIKVAEVTPWIHHSRVKPAAVDSWQVTADPENPCKIRL; this comes from the exons tatatgcctgaatgtccagtccaattgctgggacgtgatatgctatcaaaattacaagcgcagattacgttcctaccaaatggaacaacatccttaaagtttaatggaccttcaggtattatgacattatccgtaccaaaggaagaagagtggcgactttatacagcgttgactagccaaaaccctaggagtgatgagtcattattcaacataccaggagtttgggcagagaacaacccaccaggactggcccgcaatattccacctattaaaattgaactaaaacttggggtttatccagtaagcctaagacaataccacatcccgcagaaggctaagaagaacatccaatcttatctggataagttcatacggtatggtatcctaaaattctgtacttccccctggaacaccccattgctgcctgttcaaaagcccggtacagatgagtatcgacctgtgcaggacttgagagcagtcaatgatgcggttgttagtatacatccagttgtacccaatccatataacctgcttgctttaattccgggcggggctacttactttacagtcttagacctcaaagatgccttcttttgcctccgaattgccgcagaaagtcaatgtattttcgctttccaatgggagaacgctgtaacgggctcaaaacgccaaatgacttggacaagactgccccaagggtttaaaaattcacctaccctatttggttcagctctaagtcaagatctactggatttcgagtccatcccaggagagtgtgtattgttacagtatgtagatgacttgttgatagcagcagttacaaaagaaatctgtcagcaagcaacgcacgatctactacacattctctggaaggcaggatacaaggtgtctagaaagaaggctcagttgtgtttgccaactgtcaaatatctgggattccatatctctgaaggtcaaagaattatggggccagagagaaaagaagctgtgtgccaaataccgatacccaagaatagaagacaagtgcgagaattcttgggggcagcaggcttctgtaggatatggattcccagctacgcgatactggcaaaacctctgtacgcagctatcaaaggtacagagcacgaccccttcttatggacccaagaacagcaaacggcatttgaagatgtgaagaaggctttgatgagtgccccagcattaggtctacctgatcacacacgaccattctacctgtatgtacatgagcaaagaagaatggctgtgggagtattgacacagtacttgggatcatggcaaagacctgttgcctacatgtctaagcaattggatgcagtggccagcggacttccaccttgtctaagagccgtagctgcagccgccctgctagtagctgaagctgataaactcactctgggtcaagaactttatgtacgagtcccacatgcagtacagacgttgttggattacaaaggaaatcattggtttagtaacagccgtatgaccaagtatcaagcaatgttgtgtgaaaacccaagagtgcatttagagactgtaaacaccttaaatccagctacccttttgccacaacctactgaaagtcaacatgattgtttggaagtaatggatgaagtattctcaagtagaccagatcttcgtgattttcccatccagaaccccgatgttcaatattataccgacggcagtagttatgtgaaagaagggatccgctatgcaggatatgcagtgacaacaatagacaaggtgatagaagctcggccactggcgaaaggaacatcagcacaaaaggcagaattgatagcactgacacgagcgttacaattggctgaaggtttaagagtgaacatctacacggactccaaatatgcgtttttaaccactcatgcccacggagctttgtataaagaaagaggactactgaattcagaaggcaaagaaatcaagtacgcagctgaaatcctacaactattggaagcagtgtgggagccgaaagaagtcggtatcatacattgtcgagcgcatctgagaggagatggtgatgtaaccaaaggaaatcggatggcacatagtgcagctaagcgtgctgct gactttacagtgatgcctaaatcgggtggacatcgttacctgctggtaattgtgtgcacctattcaggctgggtagaagcatgtcctactcgtacagagaaagcaggagaagttgtgagattcctgctacgagaaataataccccgatatggactaccctgttctataggatcggacaatggtccagcttttgttcatcagtgcctacaacaactgactcatatgcttggtataaagtggaggcttcatacagcatatagaccccagagttctggtaaggtagagagaatgaatagaactattaagaatcagttggctaaaatgtgtcaggaaacccaacttaagtggaacgttctcttacccatagctctattgcgaatccgcagtacccctaccagaaggatgggcctctctccttttgaaatcatgtatgggcgaccacctcccgtacttggtaacttaaggggggacttgagtcagttgggagaaggaattacccggcagcaggttgtagagttgggtaagactatggaggaggtacagaaatgggtacaagatagattacctgtgaatatttatcccccagttcatagttaccatccaggagaccaagtgtggattaaagagtggaataatgtaccgttagggcccaagtggagaggtccttatgttgttcttttgtctacccctacagcaataaaagtagccgaagtgactccgtggatacatcactccagggttaaaccagcagcagtcgattcttggcaagttacagcagatccagagaatccctgcaagatccggtta